The following are from one region of the Nicotiana tomentosiformis chromosome 7, ASM39032v3, whole genome shotgun sequence genome:
- the LOC138896093 gene encoding uncharacterized protein, which produces MVADALSRKAVGMGNLAFIPVGERPLASDVQVLANKFVRLDVSKSSRVLPCVVSRSSLYDPIKERQYDDPYLLVLKDTIQYDDAKEVKYEHQRPGVLLQRLEIPEWKCERITMDFVYGLPWTLKKFDAIWVIVDRLTKSAHFITVRTTYSSERLAEIYIREIVRLHSVSVSIISDGARSSSQFWRVVQ; this is translated from the exons atggtggccgatgccttgagtaggaaggcggtggGTATGGGTaaccttgcatttattcctgttggtgagagaccgcttgcatcagatgttcaggttttggccaataagtttgtgaggttagatgtttcgaagTCTAGTCGAGTTCTaccttgtgtggtttctcggtcttctttatatgatcctatcaaagagcgtcagtatgacgacccctatttgcttgtccttaaggatacaattCAGTAtgatgatgccaaggag gtgaaatacgagCACCAGAGGCCTGGCGTTTTGCTTCaaaggcttgagattcctgaatggaaatgtgagcgtatcacaatggatttcgtATATGGGCTTCcatggactttgaagaagtttgatgctatttgggttattgtagaccggttgactaagtccgcacatttcattaCAGTTAGGACAACCTAttcttcggagaggttggctgagatctatatccgtgagattgttcgacTTCATAGTGtgtcggtgtccatcatttcagatggGGCACGCAGttcatcgcagttttggagagtagtgcagtaG